CATCAGCCAAGGACAGAAGTTTCTTGTGTTCCAAGTAAATCGCGGATGTAGCCATTACCACCGCAGCCAACAGGAGTGCCAGAAGTACGAAGCCTACGATCAGCACGCTCATTTGTCCCTCTTCGGCTTTGCTCCCTATCCGTCCCATCGCCACTTTTGCGCCTCCTCCTCACGTTGACGATTCACTTAAAATGCCCCACGACTTGCGTGGCAGAGGCATTGAGCACAGCAGCATTCAAATGTAGCGAGTCGCCAAACGGAACCATCGGCAAAGGGACAGTCAATCGAACCCAAACTGTCACTGCTGCGCCTGCTGAAAGGCAGTCTGCCCGGTCGCACGTGATCTCCATCGTGGCTGCTTGCGCCGGGTAGCCGTAATCCCTCAGCGCCAAGAGGACGCTCTGTTCTGCGCTGGTCCTCGCGAGGACAGGTTCACTCTGGGAGACAAAGACCTTGGCCGCCTGATCCGCCGCACCCACCACCGCAAAGGATCCGCCTTGGATTTGGCCTACGGTTACCAGGAAATAGACCACAGGGACCATGAGCAACAATGCCAGGAACGTAAACTCCACGATGGCACTGCCGCGCTGCCTTTTGACGTCGGTACGCATACTGGATGTGTCTTGATATGGGCCGAACGCCAATTGCCAAGCCCTGTTCAGCCAATGCCCAAGGCGATTCATTATCGAACCTGGGCACGGCACCGGGGCCAGGACATTACTTTGGAAGGGCAGCATGTCCGGTAACCTCCATGAGTCCACCGGGGCCGATAAGCCCCACAACTGGCATAGGCGCCCTCACGGTCACTTCCAACGCCCGAATTCCATCCAGAGTCCTTTCAGCGGTGGTCACATCTGCCGCGAAATCTCCATTGAGCGCCGTTTCGATCAGCTCGGACGTCCTGGCCTCCGCATCCATAACCGTTCGATCGGCAAGGGTTCCATATCGCGCTCCGGACGCGGCGGCATCAACAAGTGTGTTTCGGACATGAAGGACAAGCGTGAGCTGGACGATTGACATGAACAGCAACGTCAGGAGGGCACCAATCATCACGAAATCGATAACCGCGGAACCTCGTTCCCCACTATTAACTGCACACGGATTTTTATCTGTGCAGCGAATTTTAAGTGCACTTGGACTTTCAAATCCACAGGGCAGGCAGAATGGGCGCTTTTGGCTGCGGGACCACACCTGCCCCATTTCCTAACTACCCACCTTGGCCATAGCCTGCGTGAAGAGGTCCGCCAGTGCTGGCGATGCAATCGCGAGGAGCCCTGCGACCAATATGGCGGACATTAGGGTGATCATCACCCATCCCGGGACGTCACCGCGCTCACGGTGTTCCAAGGGTGATGCCACATTTCGCGCGATCACAGCGAAGGCCCATGAGAAAAACGGCAAAGTCATTGTATTTGCAGAAAACGAGTGTCCATACTTCTTCTTCATTATTTTCCCCAATGTGTGTGTTTGTGCTGGTAATGTGCGACCGCCGGATAAAGGTAATTGGTCAAAGATCCCGGCTCGGTCCTGTCAAAGGCTCAACTGCAAAGCGGCGAGCGCCGGAAACGCTGCGAAAATGACCGTTAGCGGAAGGACGCCGAATACAAGGGGCACCATCATGCCGATTTCTTTTCGACCGGCTGATTCCATCAGTTCCCGCTTCGCAGCGTCGCGGACGTCGGCAGCTTGTGCGCGAAGTACATCGGCCAATGGAGTGCCCCGCTCCACAGCCACCACTAATCCGTCGACGAATCGGACCAGGGGCGGCAGTTGCGTTCGGGTAGAGAAAGCTTGGAGTGCCTGGATCAGCGACTTTCCTGATCTCGTGTCCGCCAGGACGGCGCTGAATTCCTTGGCGAGCTCGCCATTGGAGGTACGTGAGATTCGGTCCATCGCACCCACGGCGCTCTCTCCGGCGGCGACGGCAAGCGCCATAAGTTCGGCAAGGCTGGGAAACTCCGCAAGAATCACCGATTCCCGGCGCTTAGTCTTTTGGCCAAGCAGGAAATCGCGGAGCACGTAACCACAAAAGGCACCCCCGATGACCGCCACCAGTGATGGAAGCGGGCTGAATCGTCCGGAGGCGGCACCCAGCCCCACGCCGATCACAGCAAGCAGGAAGCCGCCTGCGGCCCACACGAGTTGCTCGGCGCGGAAATCCACCACGCTTTTCGCGGAGCCGGCTCGAGCGAGTCTCTTGCGCAAGGCTGGGCCGCCACTGTTAAAACGGGACAAGTAGAGAATTCCGTCCTGCATAACGGGGCGGAGAATGCGTTCCAGTGGTCCAAAGGGTGTGAGATTATGCGTAGGCGCCCGGAGGAGGCGCGACTCGAGATTCTGCGACTTAAGCTGTGGGTCAATCCGCTCCGCGAAGGTCCGGCCACGCATGAATGGAAGCCGCACCAGGATCAACCATGTCCCTCCGCCCAGGAATAAACCAAGGAGCGTGGCGGTCGCCGTCGAGGTGCTCATCGGAGGACCCGCTCATCCTCGGGTAATGCCCCAATCCGCAGCATGACTGCGTAACACAAAACGGAGACAACAAGTCCGCCGAGGAGCACCGCGGCACCAATTCCGGAGTTGTAGGCAAGCATGGCTTCAGGCCTACCGGCCATGACCACCAGGACTATCCAGGGTGCCGCGACAGCCAGCCGTGCACCGTTTACGGTCCAGGATTGCCTGGCCTCGAGTTCGCTGCGCGTCCGGGCGCTTTCCCGAAGAAACCCGGCCAACGTGCCCAACATGCGCCCGAGGTCGGAGCCACCCACTTCCCGGGTCATGCGGAGTGCCTCGATGATCCTGTCGGCCACGGGATCTGCCAAGCGGTCCTTCAGTTTGTTGACAGCCGCATCGAACTGACCGCCCGATCTGTAATCGGCACCAAAATCAAGGAAGAGGCTCCGCAGTTCGTCCGGCCCGTTATGCCCAAGTTGGATCAATGCCTCTGGCAAAGCCAGGCCGGCGCGAATGGCGGATCTCAGATGGTCAACAACATCCGGCCACAGTTGGCGCAGAGTGGCACGCCGTTTCCGCGCCCGCCGACGCACGAGGCCGAAAGGGATCCAAGCGCCGAAGACTCCGAAGCAAAGGCAGACGGGCAATGACGCGGTCACAACGAAGAACAGGAGCATCGCAACGACTCCACATCCAGCGCAACTGAGAAGGAGGCCCGCACTGGTGACCCTTTCTATGCCTGCCGTGAGCAAGAGAAGTTCCAGGGGCCGTGGCCGGGGTTCCCTGACCCGGAGGTCCGGTGGATGGTCCCAGGTGGACCACCAAACAAGTAATGCTCCACTGCCACAAAGGATCCCCAATAGCGGGGCCATCAGTTCAGCTCCAGCAGCGCGGCGACATCAAAACCAGCCACGGCAAACTTTTCGACCGCCGGTATGGAGTTGGCTTTGGGCTGCAACTGCCCCTCAAGCATGCGGAACACCACCGAGGATTCGATGACCCCGTTTTCCACGCGGCGTCCCAAGGACAGGATTTCGGTTACCAGCCTCCGCCCATTGGCCTGCCGGGCACAATGCACCACTAAGTCAATGCACGAGGCAACTGTGGGCAAGACGAATGCACTGGAAATATTCGCCCCCGCCAGCAAAGGCAGGGTGCAAATCTTGGTGACGGCGTCATGGGCCGAATTTGCATGGACCGTGCACATGCCAGGAAGCCCGGAATTCAACGCGATCAGCATGTCCAGGCTTTCGGCTTCGCGGACTTCGCCGACCACCAGGCGGTCAGGTCTCATGCGCAGGGCTTCCTTAACGAGCCTTCGCAACGGAATTTCTCCATGACCTTCCAGGTTCGGTTGCCTGCATTGGAGACCCACGACGTCACGCAGAGGGAGTTGCAATTCAAAGATCTCTTCAACGGTTATTACGCGCTCACGTGAGCCAATGCTTGCTGCAAGGCAGTTCAACATAGTGGTCTTCCCTGCCTGGGTGGCACCGGAAACGAGGATGTTGAGTCCGCTTGCAACGGCTGCACCAAGGAACCTGGCAGATTGGGGTGTGAGGCTTCCCAACTCCACGAGATGCTCAAGCCGGTTAGCCCTGGCGATGAACTTTCTGATGTTGACAGCCCAGTGCTTCCTGGTCACGTCTGGAATAGCAACGTGCAAGCGTGACCCGTCCGGAAGGGCCGCGTCCACGAACGGTGACGACAAGTCCAGCCGCCGCCCCGAGCTCTTGAGCATCCGCTCGACGAGGTCGCGGATTTGTTGCTCGCTCAGGGTAATTCCGGTTAGCTCGGACTCCCCATTACGCGCGACATAAATTTCGTGCGGCGCGTTGATCCAAATTTCCTCAATTCCAGGATCATCCAGGAATGGCTGCAGCGGCCCGAATCCCGCTACGGTGTCAAATACGTGGCGCCGGGCGGTTTCCAAATGTCCCAATGGCGGAAGGGGCCCAAGGAGAGCCCTTTCGTCATAGTCGTTGACCGCGTCCTCAATCAAGCGCCGGACTTCCGCGGTCTGTTCAAGAGGGTCCAAACCCCGGCGTCTGATAAGTTCGCGGACCTCACCCTCCACAATCCCAACGGCCTCCATATTTCCCCCCAAAAATGCTCTTTGTCCGTATCCGAGAGGCGTATCTCGAGTCACCTACGCTAGGGGAGCCGAAGTTTAGGGCCAAGTCCCGCATGAGGGATTGTGGATAACTATTGGAACAAGAGTCCCTTTGGCATCGTCTGTACCACTAGTCACTCCAGTTTCCGAATGTTAGGGTAAAGCCCGTTAGGAGCTGGCCTTTGGTCCCATGCGCAGGCGCCCGCCCCGGAGCTTGTCAGCAAGCCACACCATGCGCCGCTGAGCCGCGGCACAGGGCCGGAATTGGATATGACAAGAACCCCCGTAAAGACGGTCCGTCGCATGCCGCTTGCAAGGACTGGAATCGCCCTTTGTCTGGTCCTCCTTGCCGGGACTTTTCCCGGCATTCCTGCATGGGCGGAGGACTCCGGCCCTCGGCCAGCGCCAGCCCCGATCGCCGAACAGAAGTCGCCAGCGACGACTCCACTTCTGCCATCGACAGACTCCGGGGCCCTCCCCGCGGAAAGCGCACCGCCGGTGACGAACCAGCAGCAGGTGCCAACCGCCGTCGAGCCTTCACCTGCTGTTGCTCCGCAGCCGGCCAACGGCCCCTCTATGGACGATCCAGCTGGGCTGCCAACCGCCAAGGCAATGCCCGGCAATGCTCCGGACGCCGAGAGCATGAAGGCAGCAATGCGAGCCGCGATTCCAGCGGGCGGGGCAGAAATGGGTCAGCGCTCACCCAGGGTCACCGCGGCAAAGCAAGGCAACGGAAATTCAGGGCCTGCTGGCTCACGCACAGTGGGGCAGGTGGTGCCGATGGACGCTGACCCGGGTCACTGGAGGCCAACCATCGGTATCCATGGACAGGACGTCAGCGCGCACCAGGGCAACGTCGACTGGCAGGACCAATGGAACGAAGGATCCCGCTGGGCTTACGTCAAGGCCTCCGAGGGCAACTATTACCTGAACGAAAACTATGCACAGCAATATGACGGCTCGCGGAACGTCGGTATGGTTCGTGGCGCCTATCACTTCGCCATTCCAAACTGGTCTTCGGGTGCGGACCAGGCGAGATACTTCGTAGCGAACGGCGGCGGATGGACTGCAGACGGTTACACGCTTCCTCCTGTCCTGGACATCGAATACAACCCCTACGCTGGACGCACCATCAATGGCTTCTATTTCGGCAACACGTGCTACAACATGTCAAAGGCGCAACTTGGGCAGTGGGCTGCCGATTTCGGCAACACGGTCAAAGCCCTGACGGGGCGCTTTCCGGTCATTTACAGCACCACGGATTGGTGGAATACGTGCGTAGGCAACTCCACGTTCGGGAGCTACCCGCTGTGGATCGCGTCGTACTGGAACAACCCCACGAATTCTCCTGGATCTTTACCGGCCAGTTGGGGCGACTACACCATGTGGCAGTACAGCAGCACCGGGCCGTTTGAAGGTGATTCCAACATCTTCAACGGCAGCTACGATCAGCTGCGGACGTTCGCCCGTGGTGCCTCAGCCCCTTCCAACCCGTCCATCAAGTCCGGCGCCGACCTCCTGGCCACAAGCTCGACGGGCCGGCTCGATGCATTTCCAGCCGACGGCAGTGGCCGGATCACTGGTCCTGTGGCCATCGGTTCGGGGTGGACCGGTGCAAAATCGCTGTACGTCGTTGATTGGAACCAGGACGGCGTCCAGGACATTCTTTCGCAGTGGTCCGACGGGACACTGAGAGTCTTCCGCGGCGCTCCCGGCGGGGGCTTTTATGCTCCCCTCCAAGTCGGTTCCGGCTGGCAGGAAATGTCCCTGACGGTCGGGTGGTGGAACTCCAAAGACGGCTATCCGGGCGTAATAGGACAGGACTACCTGGGCAATTTGTACCGGTACCCGAACACGGGAGGTGGAACGCTGGGAAATGGGGTGCTGATCGGGACCGGCTTCAGCGGCCACCAGTTGAACCAGATCGACTTCGATGGCGACGGTAGCCAGGACATCCTCACGCGCACCTCCGATGGCACCCTTCGCCTTTATCGTTCGAACGGCTTGGGCAGCTTCCTCAACGAAGCCGCCCAAGTAATTGGTTCCGGATGGAATGGCATGACGTCGGTAAGTTCAGCGATCGGCTTCAGCGGGGCCGGGTCCCAGGGACTCCATGCCCGCACCGCCAACGGCGACCTCTACTATTACCCGGCGGTCTCGGGTGCGTGGGGCAACCGCAGCCTCATCGGACTTGGCTGGGATGACGCGATCCGGATCAGCGACGCTCCCCTGGATGTTGAGACAACACTCGGCATCGACCAGGAGGATGTGGTCGCGGTCCGTGCCGATGCCAACCTCTACCGCTATCCCGGTACGGGTACCACGGCGCTCCTGCCGGAGGATCTCATGGGAACAGGGTGGGCCGGCCTGAAGGCCGGGTTCGTCACGGATTGGAACGGGGACGGCGCCTTGGACATCGTGGCGCAATGGTCCGACGGCCGGCTAAACGTCTACCCGGGCAGGACTGGCAGCGGTTTTGGGACCCCCATCGCCCTCGGCAGCAATTGGAAGGACTGGACGCTAAGCGTTGGGACATGGAAAAAGGCCGATGCACACCCCGGTCTCGTAGGATACGACTCCACGGGTCGCCTGTACTACTTCAGCAACCCCACCGGGAAGACCGTGTCCACCGGTATCTCCATTGGAGTCGGTTGGAGCGGTTTGGACATAGCGCAAATGGACTTTGACAAAGACTCAAATGCCGATCTCCTGGCCAAAAACCCAGCTGGCGATCTGAAACTGTACCGTTCCAACGGCACCGGCAACTTCATGCAGGAACCTGCAGCGGTGGTCGGAACAGGGTGGAACGTCGTTACGAGTTTCGGTGCGGTCCGCGGATTTGCCGGAGCCGGCTCCAGCGGTGTCATCGCCCGGACCACCGCTGGCGAGCTGCGGTACTACCCTGTGGGTTCGAACAGGTCGTGGGGAACAACAACCCGCATCGGTACAGGCTGGAATTCCCTGACCATTCTGGCACCCGCGGCAAAATAGCACGCACGCAGTCCGGTTTCGAGGGCCCTTTCGTGGAAAACTTCCATGAAGGGGCCCTCGGTTCATTCCAGCTGACTGACACGCCCGTGCGGGCGATAAATATCGCCCAGGAGCGCCCTAAATTGCTGGATCACATGGTCTAATGAAGGTGGTCTCACGTATTGGCTGTTCAGCGCATTCGGGATACGGACTTTGTTTGGGGGCAAGCGAAGATCACCCATTGCGCACAATCAAGGAGTGATCTTATATGGCGTTTAGAGTTGGAACTGCAAGCGCTGACATTACGCCGTCGCTGAGCACCAATCCGTATATGGCCGGATATGGCACCACCGATGGCGGACGCGAGGCCACCAGCAGTTCGCCGTTCGAGCCCCTCTATGCTCGGGCAATCCTCATCTGGGAAGACGCACATCCCCACATCATCATCTCGCTGGACGTTCTGGCAGTGCCTCGGGCTATGCACCAACGGATCCGCGACAGGATCATTCAACTCGCGGATTGGTCCAGCAGCGACATCCTGATCCAGGCGACACATACGCACAACGGTCCAGCACTGATCGACACATTGCATCCCTACATGGCGTACGGACTGGCAGACCTCGGGTTGCTCCGCTCGTACAGTGACGACCTGGAAGACACAATCGTTGACCTTGCCCAGGAAGCCCTGGACGCGAACGAGGAGGCCGTGACTTTCGACTACAAAGTTTCAACACAGAACTTTTCCGCGAACAGGGTTGGCCTGCCGTACACAGAAACCGCCGTCCCCATACTCGTAGCCAGACGGGGCAACGGCACACCGGCAGCTGTGATCTTCAGCTACGGCTGCCACCCCATCAGCGCTGGTTTGCGCACGCTGTTTGACGGAGATTTCGCGGCAGGCGCCTGCAATTACATCGAGAACCGCAATCCGAATTGTTTCGCCATGTTTGTGCAGGGACCCGCCGGGGACCAGGACCCTGGAGGGGTCCGCAGCTGGGAACTCAGGGACCAGCATGGGGACGCCCTTGGGGCAACCGTCAATTCAAACATGCAGTCTGCCGGCAGGGCGCTCAGCGGCCCGATGGTGACGCGCTATCAGGAGGTCCAGCTTCCATTGGACATCACCCCTACCGCGGGTAATCTCGCCGCTGTACGTGCCGCGTATGTTGCCCGTTTGCCAAACCCCAACGGCCAGCCGCAGTGGTACCAGCGTCACGCCCAGGTCATGATCGGCCGTATTGACAGCAATAGC
This genomic stretch from Micrococcaceae bacterium Sec5.1 harbors:
- a CDS encoding TadE/TadG family type IV pilus assembly protein — translated: MIGALLTLLFMSIVQLTLVLHVRNTLVDAAASGARYGTLADRTVMDAEARTSELIETALNGDFAADVTTAERTLDGIRALEVTVRAPMPVVGLIGPGGLMEVTGHAALPK
- a CDS encoding type II secretion system F family protein — translated: MSTSTATATLLGLFLGGGTWLILVRLPFMRGRTFAERIDPQLKSQNLESRLLRAPTHNLTPFGPLERILRPVMQDGILYLSRFNSGGPALRKRLARAGSAKSVVDFRAEQLVWAAGGFLLAVIGVGLGAASGRFSPLPSLVAVIGGAFCGYVLRDFLLGQKTKRRESVILAEFPSLAELMALAVAAGESAVGAMDRISRTSNGELAKEFSAVLADTRSGKSLIQALQAFSTRTQLPPLVRFVDGLVVAVERGTPLADVLRAQAADVRDAAKRELMESAGRKEIGMMVPLVFGVLPLTVIFAAFPALAALQLSL
- a CDS encoding type II secretion system F family protein, with protein sequence MAPLLGILCGSGALLVWWSTWDHPPDLRVREPRPRPLELLLLTAGIERVTSAGLLLSCAGCGVVAMLLFFVVTASLPVCLCFGVFGAWIPFGLVRRRARKRRATLRQLWPDVVDHLRSAIRAGLALPEALIQLGHNGPDELRSLFLDFGADYRSGGQFDAAVNKLKDRLADPVADRIIEALRMTREVGGSDLGRMLGTLAGFLRESARTRSELEARQSWTVNGARLAVAAPWIVLVVMAGRPEAMLAYNSGIGAAVLLGGLVVSVLCYAVMLRIGALPEDERVLR
- a CDS encoding ATPase, T2SS/T4P/T4SS family yields the protein MEAVGIVEGEVRELIRRRGLDPLEQTAEVRRLIEDAVNDYDERALLGPLPPLGHLETARRHVFDTVAGFGPLQPFLDDPGIEEIWINAPHEIYVARNGESELTGITLSEQQIRDLVERMLKSSGRRLDLSSPFVDAALPDGSRLHVAIPDVTRKHWAVNIRKFIARANRLEHLVELGSLTPQSARFLGAAVASGLNILVSGATQAGKTTMLNCLAASIGSRERVITVEEIFELQLPLRDVVGLQCRQPNLEGHGEIPLRRLVKEALRMRPDRLVVGEVREAESLDMLIALNSGLPGMCTVHANSAHDAVTKICTLPLLAGANISSAFVLPTVASCIDLVVHCARQANGRRLVTEILSLGRRVENGVIESSVVFRMLEGQLQPKANSIPAVEKFAVAGFDVAALLELN
- a CDS encoding GH25 family lysozyme, whose translation is MTRTPVKTVRRMPLARTGIALCLVLLAGTFPGIPAWAEDSGPRPAPAPIAEQKSPATTPLLPSTDSGALPAESAPPVTNQQQVPTAVEPSPAVAPQPANGPSMDDPAGLPTAKAMPGNAPDAESMKAAMRAAIPAGGAEMGQRSPRVTAAKQGNGNSGPAGSRTVGQVVPMDADPGHWRPTIGIHGQDVSAHQGNVDWQDQWNEGSRWAYVKASEGNYYLNENYAQQYDGSRNVGMVRGAYHFAIPNWSSGADQARYFVANGGGWTADGYTLPPVLDIEYNPYAGRTINGFYFGNTCYNMSKAQLGQWAADFGNTVKALTGRFPVIYSTTDWWNTCVGNSTFGSYPLWIASYWNNPTNSPGSLPASWGDYTMWQYSSTGPFEGDSNIFNGSYDQLRTFARGASAPSNPSIKSGADLLATSSTGRLDAFPADGSGRITGPVAIGSGWTGAKSLYVVDWNQDGVQDILSQWSDGTLRVFRGAPGGGFYAPLQVGSGWQEMSLTVGWWNSKDGYPGVIGQDYLGNLYRYPNTGGGTLGNGVLIGTGFSGHQLNQIDFDGDGSQDILTRTSDGTLRLYRSNGLGSFLNEAAQVIGSGWNGMTSVSSAIGFSGAGSQGLHARTANGDLYYYPAVSGAWGNRSLIGLGWDDAIRISDAPLDVETTLGIDQEDVVAVRADANLYRYPGTGTTALLPEDLMGTGWAGLKAGFVTDWNGDGALDIVAQWSDGRLNVYPGRTGSGFGTPIALGSNWKDWTLSVGTWKKADAHPGLVGYDSTGRLYYFSNPTGKTVSTGISIGVGWSGLDIAQMDFDKDSNADLLAKNPAGDLKLYRSNGTGNFMQEPAAVVGTGWNVVTSFGAVRGFAGAGSSGVIARTTAGELRYYPVGSNRSWGTTTRIGTGWNSLTILAPAAK
- a CDS encoding neutral/alkaline non-lysosomal ceramidase N-terminal domain-containing protein, producing the protein MAFRVGTASADITPSLSTNPYMAGYGTTDGGREATSSSPFEPLYARAILIWEDAHPHIIISLDVLAVPRAMHQRIRDRIIQLADWSSSDILIQATHTHNGPALIDTLHPYMAYGLADLGLLRSYSDDLEDTIVDLAQEALDANEEAVTFDYKVSTQNFSANRVGLPYTETAVPILVARRGNGTPAAVIFSYGCHPISAGLRTLFDGDFAAGACNYIENRNPNCFAMFVQGPAGDQDPGGVRSWELRDQHGDALGATVNSNMQSAGRALSGPMVTRYQEVQLPLDITPTAGNLAAVRAAYVARLPNPNGQPQWYQRHAQVMIGRIDSNSYKTAVPSPFQVWKFNGSPQLKIAMIGGELVSGYGAYFRSRNGGTNGIIVGGYANESCCYIPSNEFFPPNMPLGSYEGGWEPDFPGIAGGSMTVYGHLAHFKAGTNGVETTLINAMNSLLA